In the genome of Patagioenas fasciata isolate bPatFas1 chromosome 12, bPatFas1.hap1, whole genome shotgun sequence, one region contains:
- the C12H15orf61 gene encoding uncharacterized protein C15orf61 homolog has product MRALRRLHEAAVGLLLWRGAAPAPRPAASEVLSQHLRQRGLPHWTSYCVKYSAVRNDQFGLSHFNWRVNGANYHILRTGCFPFIKYHCSRAAPQDLELQNVAFTALKVLNAGIPTLLYGIGSWFFVSVTETVHTSHGPVTIYFLNKEDEGAMY; this is encoded by the exons ATGCGAGCGCTGAGGCGGCTGCACGAAGCGGCCGTGGGGCTGCTGCTGTGGCGAGGGGCAGCGCCAGCGCCTCGTCCCGCCGCCTCGGAGGTGCTGAGCCAGCACCTGCGGCAGCGCGGCCTCCCCCACTGGACCTCATACTGTGTCAAATACAGCGCCGTCCGCAACGACCAGTTCGGCCTCTCCCACTTCAACTGGCGGGTGAACGGCGCCAACTATCACATCTTGCGCACCGGCTGCTTCCCCTTCATCAAGTACCACtgctcccgcgccgccccgcaggaCCTGGAGCTGCAGAACGTCGCCTTCACCGCCCTCAAGGTCCTCAACGCCG GCATCCCAACTTTACTATATGGAATTGGCTCCTGGTTCTTTGTCAGTGTCACAGAGACTGTTCATACAAGTCATGGCCCAGTTactatttattttctaaataaagaAGATGAAGGCGCAATGTACTGA